A single Phragmites australis chromosome 4, lpPhrAust1.1, whole genome shotgun sequence DNA region contains:
- the LOC133916734 gene encoding cytochrome b561 and DOMON domain-containing protein At4g12980-like, whose amino-acid sequence MARSAGHSAWLLLFGAVLLFASAATAQDCLSATFSSGRTFGRCNFFPVLGASLHWTYHPENGTADVAFRAPSGTNGWVGWGINPDRANSMPGSSVFIASQDGNGVVSVLMTNLESTAPSLTNGSLKFDVPVAPSAEYSGGAYTIFATIALPGNNTNQNTVWQAGPLSGGAISRHPTSGPNLLSTQRLDFLSGASAGASNSRLHRRNTHGVLNAVSWGILIPLGAIIARYLRVFESADPAWFYLHIACQCTGYVLGVAGWGLGLKLGSESIGTTYQPHRNIGIAIFCLATLQVFALLLRPDKKNKYRFYWNIYHHSVGYSVIILSAINIFKGLNILKPGSGYRTAYIVVLATLGGIALCLEPITWLIVLRRRKRDADKSPARGANDAGWQQGV is encoded by the exons ATGGCGCGGTCGGCGGGCCACTCGGCGTGGCTCCTCCTCTTCGGGGCCGTGCTGCTCTTCGCGTCAGCCGCGACGGCGCAGGACTGCCTGTCCGCGACGTTCAGCTCCGGCCGGACCTTCGGGCGGTGCAACTTCTTCCCTGTGCTCGGCGCCAGCCTGCACTGGACGTACCACCCGGAGAACGGAACCGCCGACGTCGCGTTCCGCGCGCCGTCGGGCACCAACGGCTGGGTCGGGTGGGGCATCAACCCCGACCGCGCCAACAGCATGCCAGGCAGCAGCGTCTTCATCGCCTCGCAGGACGGCAACGGCGTTGTGTCCGTCCTCATGACCAACCTGGAGAGCACGGCGCCCAGCCTGACCAACGGGAGCCTCAAGTTCGACGTGCCCGTCGCGCCCAGCGCCGAGTACTCGGGCGGAGCCTACACCATCTTCGCGACGATTGCGCTGCCGGGGAACAACACGAACCAGAACACGGTGTGGCAGGCAGGGCCGCTCAGCGGCGGGGCCATATCGCGGCACCCGACATCGGGGCCAAACTTGCTGAGCACCCAGAGGCTGGACTTCCTCTCCGGGGCGAGCGCCGGGGCGTCCAACTCCAGGCTGCACCGCCGTAAT ACCCACGGAGTGCTGAATGCGGTGAGCTGGGGCATCCTGATCCCCCTTGGCGCCATCATTGCGCGCTACCTGCGCGTCTTCGAGTCCGCCGACCCGGCATGGTTCTACCTCCACATCGCCTGCCAGTGCACCGGCTACGTCCTCGGCGTCGCTGGCTGGGGCCTCGGCCTCAAGCTCGGCAGCGAGTCCATTGGTACCACCTACCAGCCCCACCGCAACATCGGCATTGCCATCTTCTGCCTCGCCACTCTCCAG GTGTTCGCGTTGCTGCTGAGGCCtgacaagaagaacaagtacagGTTCTACTGGAACATTTACCACCACTCCGTTGGGTACTCCGTGATCATCTTGAGCGCCATCAACATCTTCAAGGGGCTCAACATCCtgaagccgggcagcggctataGGACGGCTTACATCGTCGTCCTGGCGACGCTCGGCGGCATCGCCCTCTGCCTCGAGCCCATCACGTGGCTGATCGTCCTCCGGAGGCGCAAGCGCGACGCCGACAAGTCGCCGGCCCGCGGCGCCAACGACGCCGGCTGGCAGCAGGGTGTATAA